A region of Cellulophaga sp. RHA19 DNA encodes the following proteins:
- a CDS encoding DUF5724 domain-containing protein, which translates to MIIDTVTFFAVVLEFKGELVDEVVKDIIQAEDEIGGISRDIIKGLLLTKKEEYWELVAKLLLAAQRQEGLRQTILESIDTTSLGALKIYDECNFRERFNSF; encoded by the coding sequence TTGATAATAGATACAGTTACTTTTTTTGCTGTTGTATTGGAGTTTAAAGGTGAGTTGGTAGATGAGGTTGTAAAAGATATTATACAGGCCGAAGATGAAATTGGAGGTATAAGTAGAGATATAATAAAAGGTTTACTACTTACTAAAAAAGAGGAGTATTGGGAGTTAGTAGCTAAATTATTATTGGCAGCGCAGCGCCAAGAAGGGTTAAGGCAAACTATTTTAGAGTCTATTGATACTACTAGTTTAGGAGCTTTAAAAATATATGATGAATGTAATTTTAGAGAACGATTTAACTCGTTTTAG
- a CDS encoding DoxX-like family protein: MQKNILNKIVTIAIGLIWLANGLLCKVLNLVPRHMQIVSRILGEDFAKPLTISIGVLEIFMAGWIVSGYKSRVNSILQILIIGVMNIIEFTLVPDLLLWGKYNIVFAFLLICVIFYNEFYLKKTN, encoded by the coding sequence ATGCAAAAAAACATCTTAAATAAAATAGTAACAATTGCTATTGGGCTTATTTGGCTTGCCAACGGCTTATTGTGTAAAGTGCTAAACTTAGTTCCAAGGCACATGCAAATTGTAAGTCGCATTTTAGGAGAAGATTTTGCAAAACCGCTAACTATTAGCATTGGAGTATTAGAAATTTTTATGGCAGGTTGGATTGTTAGTGGTTATAAATCTAGAGTAAACTCCATACTACAAATACTAATAATAGGTGTAATGAATATTATAGAATTTACTCTAGTGCCAGATTTATTACTCTGGGGCAAATACAATATAGTTTTTGCTTTTCTCTTAATTTGTGTGATATTCTATAATGAATTTTACTTAAAAAAAACGAACTAG
- a CDS encoding DUF2071 domain-containing protein, giving the protein MVASFKNHPFAVEAFFTNSTVLTFAIPKEELAHKIPKHLQLDTFKDKWAFVAVAMVQTKDLRPKGLPKFMGNNFFLIGYRIFVTYTNKAGKRLRGLYILKSETNKKKMQFMGNIFTHYNYTTTDITIKKEQKNTQITSLKSNFKINYSNNLNDINLPKNSPFSTYKEARRFAGPLPFTFTYNKEKNSILVIEGVRQNWKPSPIHINEYHFNFLKEAGFKNPILANAFLITNIPYYWKKGKLELW; this is encoded by the coding sequence ATGGTAGCATCTTTTAAAAATCATCCGTTTGCGGTTGAAGCGTTTTTTACAAACTCTACCGTACTTACTTTTGCTATTCCTAAAGAAGAATTGGCACATAAAATACCTAAGCACTTACAGCTAGACACCTTTAAAGACAAATGGGCTTTTGTAGCTGTTGCAATGGTACAAACAAAAGATTTGAGACCTAAAGGTTTGCCTAAATTTATGGGTAATAACTTTTTTTTAATTGGCTATAGAATATTTGTTACTTACACTAATAAGGCCGGTAAACGCTTAAGAGGATTATACATTTTAAAGTCTGAAACCAATAAAAAGAAAATGCAGTTTATGGGTAATATTTTTACGCATTACAACTACACTACAACAGACATTACAATAAAAAAAGAACAAAAAAACACACAAATAACCTCTTTAAAATCAAACTTTAAAATTAATTATAGCAATAATTTAAACGATATTAACCTGCCAAAAAACTCACCCTTTAGCACTTACAAAGAGGCACGCAGGTTTGCAGGACCATTACCATTTACCTTTACGTACAATAAAGAAAAAAATAGCATTTTAGTTATTGAAGGTGTCCGACAAAATTGGAAACCTTCTCCTATACATATTAATGAATATCACTTTAATTTTTTAAAAGAAGCCGGATTTAAAAATCCAATTTTAGCAAATGCTTTTCTAATTACTAATATTCCGTATTACTGGAAAAAAGGAAAACTAGAATTATGGTAA
- a CDS encoding methyltransferase domain-containing protein has protein sequence MVTKRKKFQGVRNILSFNRHFYILGLLVLVILITAILLLKLPAIILWVTVSVFVYGLVTPLLVSAYVYDFSGYYNFKWLQTHINKSSSIKKIVNINAGFDETSFILKKNFPTSDIKVFDFYNKKQHTEPAIVRARKVSLTYPNTQQITTSKIPLKDQSIDLVFLLSAAHEIRCNKEKEVFLTECKRICKPEGKIIMVEHLRDVPNFLAFSIGFTHFFSKKTWQNAFKNAGLSKIKEVKFTPFMTVFNYSK, from the coding sequence ATGGTAACAAAACGCAAGAAATTTCAAGGAGTACGTAACATATTAAGCTTTAACAGGCATTTTTATATTTTAGGTTTACTAGTACTAGTTATTCTAATAACTGCTATACTACTATTAAAACTACCTGCTATTATATTGTGGGTTACAGTTAGTGTATTTGTTTATGGTTTAGTAACTCCGCTTCTAGTTTCTGCATACGTTTACGATTTTTCAGGTTATTACAATTTTAAATGGCTACAAACACACATAAATAAAAGTAGCAGCATAAAAAAAATTGTAAATATTAATGCTGGTTTTGATGAAACAAGTTTTATCCTTAAAAAAAACTTTCCTACATCAGACATTAAAGTATTCGATTTTTATAATAAAAAACAGCACACAGAACCTGCCATAGTACGCGCACGTAAGGTAAGTTTAACATATCCAAATACACAGCAAATAACAACAAGCAAAATTCCGCTTAAAGACCAAAGTATAGACCTTGTATTTTTATTATCGGCAGCACACGAAATTAGATGCAATAAAGAAAAAGAAGTGTTTTTAACTGAGTGTAAAAGGATATGTAAGCCAGAGGGAAAAATTATAATGGTAGAGCACCTAAGAGACGTACCTAATTTTTTAGCCTTTTCTATTGGTTTTACTCATTTTTTTAGTAAAAAAACTTGGCAAAATGCGTTTAAAAATGCTGGCTTATCTAAAATTAAAGAAGTGAAATTTACACCGTTTATGACGGTTTTTAACTATAGCAAATAA
- a CDS encoding TIGR01777 family oxidoreductase: MSKLVIAGGTGFLGNKLIDFYTSKYNEIVVLTRGKSRKKENISYVNWDAKTINKWHTSLNNADVLINLTGKSVDCRFTKENKALILNSRTESTTALGNAINLVANPPKVWLNASSAAISHPNKEENGEDFMLYVGLEWEKAFNAIKNPNTRKVALRISLVFGKEGGALIPLKKITKLGLGGKQGSGKQMVSWVHTKDFVATTNYAIENQAITGPIVVAAPDAISNTKLMSTIRQTLNVPFGLPAFSWMLKIGGFIIGTEPSLILNSMKVYPEKLEKNGYEFRFDTLKSALKDILK; the protein is encoded by the coding sequence ATGAGCAAACTAGTTATTGCAGGAGGAACGGGTTTTTTAGGAAATAAATTAATAGATTTTTATACTAGTAAATACAATGAAATAGTTGTTTTAACTCGTGGAAAGTCTCGCAAAAAAGAAAATATAAGTTACGTAAACTGGGATGCTAAAACAATTAACAAATGGCATACTAGTTTAAACAATGCAGATGTATTAATAAATTTAACTGGTAAATCTGTAGACTGTAGATTCACAAAAGAAAACAAAGCCCTTATTTTAAATTCTAGAACAGAATCTACTACCGCTTTAGGCAATGCCATAAATTTGGTAGCCAATCCACCAAAAGTGTGGTTAAATGCATCTTCTGCTGCTATATCTCATCCTAACAAAGAAGAAAACGGAGAAGATTTTATGCTGTACGTTGGCTTAGAATGGGAAAAAGCTTTTAACGCTATAAAAAATCCCAACACAAGAAAAGTTGCTCTACGTATTTCTTTAGTTTTTGGTAAAGAAGGCGGAGCATTAATTCCTTTAAAAAAAATAACCAAACTTGGTTTAGGAGGTAAACAAGGAAGTGGCAAACAAATGGTTAGCTGGGTACACACTAAAGATTTTGTTGCAACAACTAATTACGCCATAGAAAACCAAGCTATTACTGGTCCAATAGTTGTTGCCGCACCAGATGCAATATCTAACACAAAACTTATGAGTACTATTAGGCAAACATTAAACGTACCTTTTGGCTTACCTGCTTTTTCATGGATGCTAAAAATTGGCGGATTTATAATTGGCACAGAACCTAGCCTAATTTTAAATAGCATGAAAGTTTACCCAGAAAAGTTAGAGAAGAATGGTTATGAGTTTAGATTTGATACGTTAAAATCTGCCCTAAAAGATATTTTAAAATAA
- a CDS encoding rhodanese-like domain-containing protein encodes MKSFFSVLFFALVITACSQSKSKHITEFSQNDIKNALLVDVRTSEEYGLGHLENSKNVNVLNDSFVSYFDSIPKTKTIYVYCKSGGRSAKAAAKLTELGYNAINLEGGYDAVKEKNTAKK; translated from the coding sequence ATGAAATCTTTTTTTAGCGTACTTTTTTTTGCATTGGTAATTACGGCTTGTTCACAAAGTAAGTCAAAACATATCACAGAATTTTCACAGAATGATATTAAAAATGCGTTGTTAGTAGATGTACGTACTTCTGAAGAGTACGGTTTGGGTCATTTAGAAAATTCTAAAAATGTAAATGTACTTAACGATTCTTTTGTAAGTTATTTTGATAGTATACCAAAAACAAAAACTATTTACGTTTACTGTAAAAGTGGAGGAAGAAGCGCTAAAGCAGCAGCTAAATTAACAGAGTTAGGTTATAACGCTATAAATTTAGAAGGTGGTTACGATGCTGTAAAAGAAAAAAATACTGCTAAAAAGTAA
- a CDS encoding sigma-70 family RNA polymerase sigma factor has protein sequence MHHLNPNTWVDNYADYLFNYAVARVSDSEIAKDLVQETFFAGLKSAKNYKGDAAERTWLIAILKRKVIDHYRKINSNKGKAEVRMSYNSNIDSDGDWLEEQVADPFSKLENSDLENEELGLAIQECIAKLPKKQALVFKMKTIQGISTEDICNDLGINASNLWVIIHRARTTLMGCLNTNWF, from the coding sequence ATGCACCACCTTAATCCTAACACTTGGGTAGATAACTACGCAGATTATTTATTTAATTATGCAGTAGCTAGAGTAAGCGATTCTGAAATTGCTAAAGACCTAGTACAAGAAACTTTTTTTGCAGGTCTAAAATCTGCAAAAAATTACAAAGGTGATGCTGCTGAACGCACTTGGCTTATTGCCATTTTAAAACGAAAAGTGATAGACCACTACCGTAAAATAAACTCTAACAAAGGTAAAGCAGAGGTTAGAATGTCTTACAACTCTAACATAGACTCAGACGGAGACTGGTTAGAAGAACAAGTAGCAGACCCCTTTAGTAAGCTAGAGAATAGTGACTTAGAAAATGAAGAATTAGGTCTTGCAATTCAAGAATGTATTGCTAAATTGCCTAAAAAACAAGCGTTGGTTTTTAAAATGAAAACAATACAAGGAATAAGTACAGAAGATATTTGTAATGACCTTGGCATTAATGCGTCTAACCTATGGGTAATAATCCATAGAGCCAGAACAACTTTAATGGGATGCTTAAATACTAATTGGTTTTAA
- the gcvP gene encoding aminomethyl-transferring glycine dehydrogenase, with protein sequence MRTDLFASRHIGINEKNYQQMFKTVGVENLDQLIYETIPDDIKLKKNLNLPEALSENEYLEHLQELADKNKVFKSYIGLGYNEGLLPSPIKRNILENPGWYTAYTPYQAEIAQGRLEALLNFQTMICDLTGMELANASLLDESTAAAEAMAMLFDVRSRPQKKENVVKFFVSEEILPQTLSLLQTRATPIGIELVIGNHEDFNFGADFFGALLQYPGKFGQVNDYASFVENCNDNNIKVAVAADILSLVKLKAPAEFGVDVVVGTTQRFGIPLGYGGPHAAFFATKEAYKRNIPGRIIGVTKDTDGKPALRMALQTREQHIKRDKATSNICTAQVLLAVMAGMYAVYHGPKGLEYIANKVHNIAINTATSIEKLGFKQLNSAFFDTIKVEVKDASALKAIAVSKKINFNYIDDTTVSISINEATSKKDFATIVACFSELNKVENTASFTEDVQTVIPGNLQRNTPFLENEVFNSYHSETELMRYIKKLERKDLSLNHSMISLGSCTMKLNAASEMLPLSSAQWGNIHPFAPIDQAEGYQILLKRLEDHLSEITGFAATSLQPNSGAQGEYAGLMVIRAYHESRNEAHRNICLIPASAHGTNPASAVMAGMKVVVTKTDDYGNIDVTDLREKAELHKDNLAALMVTYPSTHGVFESSIKEVTQLIHDNGGQVYMDGANMNAQVGLTNPGNIGADVCHLNLHKTFAIPHGGGGPGVGPICVAPQLVPFLPGNPVIKTGGEKAITAISSAPWGSSLVCLISYGYIVMLGEAGLKQSTSIAILNANYIKERLNGKFDVLYTGEKGRAAHEMIIDCRPFKQNGIEVTDIAKRLMDYGFHAPTVSFPVAGTLMIEPTESESLVELDRFCDTMLSIRAEIDEATLDNPNNVLKNSPHTLEMITNDVWDFPYSRQKAAFPLEHIADNKFWPRVRRVDEAYGDRNLICTCAPIEAYMEA encoded by the coding sequence ATGAGAACAGATTTGTTTGCCTCAAGACACATTGGTATAAATGAAAAAAATTACCAACAGATGTTTAAAACCGTTGGAGTTGAAAATTTAGATCAGCTTATATACGAAACTATCCCAGATGATATTAAGTTAAAAAAGAACTTAAATTTACCTGAAGCTTTAAGTGAAAACGAATACCTAGAGCACTTACAGGAATTAGCTGATAAAAATAAGGTTTTTAAATCTTATATTGGTTTAGGATATAATGAAGGGCTTTTACCTTCTCCTATCAAAAGAAATATTCTAGAAAATCCAGGTTGGTATACTGCCTACACACCATACCAAGCAGAGATTGCTCAAGGTCGTTTAGAGGCTTTGTTAAATTTTCAGACAATGATTTGCGATTTAACAGGTATGGAGCTTGCAAACGCATCTTTATTGGATGAAAGTACTGCTGCTGCAGAAGCAATGGCAATGCTTTTTGATGTACGTAGCAGACCTCAAAAAAAAGAAAATGTAGTTAAGTTTTTTGTTTCTGAAGAAATACTACCACAAACATTATCATTATTACAAACACGAGCTACACCAATAGGTATAGAACTTGTTATTGGTAATCATGAAGATTTTAACTTTGGAGCAGATTTCTTTGGTGCTTTATTGCAGTACCCTGGTAAATTTGGACAAGTAAATGACTATGCTAGCTTTGTAGAAAACTGTAATGACAATAATATAAAAGTTGCTGTAGCTGCAGACATATTAAGTTTAGTAAAACTTAAAGCTCCTGCAGAATTTGGAGTAGATGTTGTTGTTGGTACTACTCAACGTTTTGGTATTCCGTTAGGATATGGTGGACCTCACGCTGCATTTTTTGCTACAAAAGAAGCTTACAAAAGAAACATTCCTGGAAGAATTATAGGTGTAACTAAAGATACAGACGGCAAACCTGCTCTACGTATGGCGTTACAAACTAGAGAGCAACATATAAAAAGAGATAAAGCAACGTCTAACATTTGTACGGCTCAAGTATTATTAGCTGTTATGGCTGGTATGTATGCTGTATACCACGGTCCAAAAGGCTTAGAGTATATTGCTAATAAAGTACATAACATTGCTATAAATACTGCTACATCAATAGAAAAATTAGGTTTTAAACAACTTAACTCTGCTTTTTTTGACACTATTAAGGTAGAAGTAAAAGATGCAAGTGCTTTAAAAGCAATTGCAGTAAGCAAAAAAATAAACTTTAATTATATAGATGATACTACAGTGTCTATCTCTATAAACGAAGCAACATCTAAAAAAGATTTTGCTACAATAGTGGCTTGTTTTTCTGAGCTTAATAAGGTAGAAAATACAGCTTCATTTACAGAAGATGTACAAACTGTTATCCCTGGTAATTTACAACGTAACACTCCATTTTTAGAAAATGAAGTTTTTAATTCTTATCACTCAGAAACAGAATTAATGCGTTACATAAAAAAATTAGAGCGTAAAGATTTATCATTAAACCACTCTATGATTTCTTTAGGTTCTTGTACAATGAAATTAAATGCGGCATCAGAAATGCTTCCTTTAAGTTCTGCACAATGGGGTAATATTCACCCATTTGCTCCAATTGATCAAGCAGAAGGATATCAAATTTTATTAAAAAGATTAGAAGATCATTTAAGTGAAATTACAGGTTTTGCAGCAACATCTTTACAACCAAATTCTGGTGCACAAGGAGAATATGCTGGTTTAATGGTAATTAGAGCTTACCACGAGTCTAGAAACGAAGCGCACAGAAACATTTGTCTAATTCCTGCTTCTGCCCACGGTACAAACCCAGCTTCTGCAGTTATGGCAGGTATGAAAGTGGTTGTTACTAAAACAGACGATTACGGAAATATAGATGTTACAGATTTAAGAGAAAAAGCCGAATTACATAAAGACAATTTAGCTGCATTAATGGTTACTTACCCATCTACGCACGGTGTTTTTGAGTCTTCAATTAAAGAAGTTACACAACTAATACATGATAATGGCGGACAAGTTTATATGGATGGTGCTAATATGAATGCACAGGTTGGTTTAACTAACCCTGGTAATATTGGCGCAGATGTTTGTCACCTTAACTTACACAAAACTTTTGCCATACCTCACGGTGGTGGTGGTCCTGGTGTTGGTCCTATTTGTGTTGCTCCACAATTGGTTCCGTTTTTACCTGGTAACCCTGTAATAAAAACAGGAGGAGAAAAAGCTATAACTGCTATATCTTCTGCTCCTTGGGGTAGTTCTTTAGTTTGCTTAATATCTTACGGTTATATTGTTATGCTAGGAGAGGCTGGTCTAAAACAATCTACTTCTATCGCAATTTTAAATGCCAACTATATTAAAGAAAGATTAAACGGTAAGTTTGATGTTTTATATACTGGAGAAAAAGGAAGAGCTGCACACGAAATGATTATTGACTGCAGACCTTTTAAACAAAACGGAATAGAAGTTACTGATATTGCTAAGCGTTTAATGGACTACGGTTTTCATGCGCCAACAGTATCTTTCCCAGTTGCTGGTACATTAATGATAGAGCCTACTGAGAGTGAAAGTTTGGTTGAGCTAGACCGTTTTTGTGACACTATGTTATCTATTAGAGCTGAAATTGATGAAGCTACTTTAGACAATCCTAATAATGTTTTAAAGAACTCTCCGCACACTTTAGAAATGATAACTAATGACGTTTGGGACTTTCCTTATAGCAGACAAAAAGCTGCATTTCCTTTAGAGCATATTGCAGATAATAAATTTTGGCCTAGAGTAAGACGTGTTGATGAAGCGTATGGAGACCGTAATTTAATATGTACTTGCGCTCCTATTGAAGCTTATATGGAAGCATAA
- a CDS encoding 3-oxoacyl-ACP synthase III family protein produces MHIGITGTGSYIPSITTLNTDFINHTFLNTDGSPIPNSNEVIIEKFKKITGIAERRYAKKEFNTSDIAYLAAERAIEDAKIDKESIDYIIVAHNFGDVSHGQTQSDTLPSLATKVKHLLQIKNPKCVAFDILFGCPGWIQGMIQAYAFIKSAMANRCLVIGAETLSRVIDPYDRDSMIYSDGAGATIIENTENAGDILAHNVATYAHNEANYLFFGESYNKEENNNTKYIKMHGRKIYEFAVTHVPQAMKDCLDKSDVDIDDVKKIFIHQANEKMDEAIIQRFYKLYKKTMPKDIMPMNIYKLGNSSVATVPTLFDLVKRGKLENHAVKKGDVVIFASVGAGMNINAIVYRY; encoded by the coding sequence ATGCATATCGGAATTACAGGAACAGGTAGTTACATACCATCCATAACTACCTTAAATACTGACTTTATTAATCATACTTTTTTAAATACAGATGGGTCTCCCATTCCAAATTCAAATGAGGTTATTATTGAAAAGTTTAAAAAAATAACTGGAATTGCAGAAAGGAGATACGCAAAAAAAGAATTCAACACATCAGACATTGCTTATTTAGCTGCAGAAAGAGCTATTGAAGATGCCAAAATAGATAAGGAAAGCATAGATTATATTATTGTTGCTCATAATTTTGGAGATGTTAGCCACGGACAAACACAGTCTGACACGCTACCAAGTTTAGCAACAAAAGTTAAACACTTGCTACAAATTAAAAACCCTAAATGTGTTGCTTTTGACATTTTATTTGGTTGTCCTGGTTGGATACAAGGAATGATACAGGCATATGCTTTTATAAAATCTGCTATGGCTAATAGATGTTTAGTTATAGGAGCAGAAACTTTATCTAGGGTTATAGATCCTTATGATAGAGACTCTATGATATATTCTGATGGCGCTGGAGCAACAATAATAGAAAATACAGAAAATGCAGGTGATATTTTAGCTCACAACGTGGCAACTTACGCCCATAATGAAGCTAATTACCTATTCTTTGGAGAATCTTATAACAAAGAAGAAAACAATAATACAAAGTATATTAAAATGCATGGTCGTAAAATATACGAGTTTGCAGTTACACACGTACCACAAGCAATGAAAGATTGCTTAGACAAAAGTGATGTAGACATTGATGATGTAAAGAAAATTTTTATACATCAAGCTAATGAAAAAATGGATGAGGCTATTATACAAAGGTTTTACAAATTGTATAAAAAGACAATGCCAAAAGACATTATGCCTATGAACATTTATAAACTTGGTAATAGCTCTGTAGCCACTGTACCTACTCTATTTGATTTAGTAAAAAGAGGAAAATTAGAAAATCACGCTGTAAAAAAAGGAGATGTTGTTATATTTGCGAGTGTTGGCGCTGGTATGAACATCAATGCCATAGTTTACAGATATTAA
- a CDS encoding methyltransferase, whose protein sequence is MYEKTYPSKRFKHTLEFLNKHINTNESILDLGVSNPLSKLMTTQGFNVINTNGEDLDSDFSSVLNNNTEVVTAFEIFEHLLAPLNILKEIKSDKLVTSIPLNLWFSPAYRSKTDKWDRHYHEFEDWQFDWLLEKAGWEIKDTAKWTNPIKKIGIRPILRSFTPRYYIVYAERKK, encoded by the coding sequence ATGTACGAAAAAACATATCCTAGCAAACGTTTTAAACACACGCTAGAGTTTCTTAACAAGCACATTAACACTAATGAGAGCATTTTAGATTTAGGTGTAAGCAACCCTTTATCCAAGCTAATGACTACACAAGGTTTTAATGTAATAAATACCAATGGAGAAGATTTAGATTCAGATTTTTCATCGGTATTAAACAATAATACAGAAGTAGTTACTGCCTTTGAAATTTTTGAACATTTATTAGCTCCTTTAAATATTTTAAAAGAAATAAAGAGCGATAAATTAGTTACAAGCATTCCGCTTAACTTATGGTTTTCTCCTGCTTACAGAAGCAAAACTGACAAGTGGGATAGACATTACCACGAATTTGAAGATTGGCAATTTGATTGGCTATTAGAAAAAGCTGGTTGGGAAATAAAAGATACTGCTAAGTGGACAAACCCTATTAAAAAAATTGGCATAAGACCAATTCTACGTAGTTTTACTCCTAGATATTATATTGTTTATGCAGAAAGAAAAAAATAA
- a CDS encoding glycosyltransferase family 2 protein, whose amino-acid sequence MKYYIIIPAHNEEAFIKKTLDSILHQTKKPKQVIIVNDNSTDATATILDSYAEKQAIFKIVNTTSSIKHMPGSKVVNAFNKGLAVTDNDYDFIVKLDADIILPENYFEKIISIFKSDKKIGIAGGFAYEQDKFGNWKLNHPMNKDHVRGAFKAYRKSCFSKIEGLRSAMGWDTVDELLAQYHNFTIFTDNSLKVKHLRPTGNAYNKQAKLLQGQAMYRMRYGFTISCIASLKMALKQNKIAVFFDNLTGYKNAKKEKLPFLVTPKEGNFIRELRWKNIKSKLF is encoded by the coding sequence ATGAAGTATTACATTATAATTCCCGCTCACAATGAAGAAGCTTTTATAAAAAAGACTTTGGACTCTATACTTCATCAAACAAAAAAACCAAAACAAGTAATTATTGTAAATGATAATTCTACAGATGCTACTGCTACTATTTTAGATTCATACGCAGAAAAACAAGCCATCTTTAAAATAGTAAATACAACATCTTCTATTAAACATATGCCTGGTAGTAAAGTTGTAAATGCGTTTAATAAAGGTTTAGCTGTTACAGATAATGACTATGATTTTATAGTAAAATTAGATGCCGACATCATTTTACCAGAAAATTATTTCGAAAAAATTATTTCTATTTTTAAATCTGATAAAAAAATTGGTATAGCTGGCGGTTTTGCTTACGAACAAGACAAATTTGGTAATTGGAAATTAAACCACCCAATGAATAAAGACCACGTTCGTGGAGCATTTAAAGCCTACCGTAAGTCTTGCTTTTCTAAAATAGAAGGTTTACGTAGTGCTATGGGTTGGGATACAGTAGATGAACTATTAGCACAATACCACAATTTTACAATTTTTACAGACAATAGTTTAAAAGTAAAACACCTTAGACCTACAGGAAACGCATATAATAAACAAGCTAAACTACTACAAGGACAAGCAATGTACCGTATGCGATATGGCTTTACAATAAGTTGTATTGCATCTTTAAAAATGGCCTTAAAGCAAAATAAAATAGCCGTATTTTTTGATAACTTAACTGGTTACAAAAACGCTAAAAAAGAAAAATTGCCCTTTTTGGTTACACCAAAAGAAGGCAATTTTATTCGTGAACTTCGTTGGAAGAATATTAAAAGTAAATTGTTTTAG